From one Amia ocellicauda isolate fAmiCal2 chromosome 17, fAmiCal2.hap1, whole genome shotgun sequence genomic stretch:
- the ccdc92 gene encoding coiled-coil domain-containing protein 92: MSSVSLENQLQSAQKNLLFLQQDHAHTLKGLHTEIRRLQQHCTDLTYELTVRSSGSSDSSELRCSELRTKCEELEAQLKAKEEENTELLKDLEQKNAMISVLENTIKEREKKYLEELKTKSHKLSMLSSELEQRASTIAYLTSQLHATKKKLIATSSGTSDTSPNDSPVRSYKPAPPKDKMPDTPRRRMKKSLSQPLNSEFSEMYRLGSDGRRLVLRDTMDAMPDPTPFLLARESMEAQVLKERPAVIPPIASERTSASPHHSPARDRQHKTHIGVAHRIHHATPPPTQREVETLAVDQVNGGKVVRKRSGADRTV, translated from the exons ATGTCTTCTGTCAGTCTGGAGAACCAGCTGCAGAGCGCGCAGAAGAACCTGCTGTTCCTGCAGCAGGACCACGCCCACACGCTGAAGGGGCTCCACACCGAGATCCGCCGGCTGCAGCAGCACTGCACAG ATCTGACATACGAGCTGACGGTCAGAAGTTCAGGTTCATCCG ACAGCAGTGAACTGAGGTGCAGTGAGCTGAGGACCAAATGTGAGGAACTGGAAGCCCAGCTGAAAGCCAAAGAGGAGGAGAACACGGAGCTCCTGAAGGACCTGGAGCAGAAGAACGCCATGATCTCTGTGCTGGAGAACACCATcaaggagagggagaagaaatACCTGGAGGAGCTGAAAACGAAAAGCCATAAGCTGAGCATGCTGTCGAGCGAGCTGGAGCAGCGCGCCAGCACCATCGCCTACCTGACCTCCCAGCTGCACGCCACCAAGAAGAAGCTCATCGCCACCTCCAGCGGCACCTCGGACACCAGCCCCAATGACAGTCCGGTCCGCTCCTACAAGCCGGCACCACCCAAGGACAAGATGCCCGACACGCCGCGGCGCAGGATGAAGAAgagcctgtcccagcccctgaaCTCAGAGTTTTCCGAGATGTACCGGCTGGGCTCGGACGGGCGCAGGCTGGTGCTGCGCGACACCATGGACGCCATGCCGGACCCCACGCCCTTCCTGCTGGCCCGGGAGTCCATGGAGGCGCAGGTCCTGAAGGAGAGGCCTGCAGTGATTCCGCCCATCGCCTCGGAGCGCACCTCCGCCAGCCCCCACCACAGCCCGGCGCGGGACAGGCAGCACAAAACACACATCGGCGTGGCCCACCGCATCCACCACGCCACCCCACCGCCCACCCAGCGCGAGGTGGAGACGCTGGCAGTGGACCAGGTGAACGGCGGGAAAGTGGTGAGGAAGCGGTCGGGGGCGgacaggacagtgtag